A genomic region of Rhodanobacter sp. contains the following coding sequences:
- a CDS encoding amino acid permease, whose protein sequence is MSGSADPAADERGSGAHGGRRIGFWTCTALVIGNVIGMGIFVLPASLAPYGFNALIGWIIVLAGCLMLARVFSQLARALPEAGGPYGYISRTLGGLTAYLALWAYWVSVWLTNSALATGVVGYLAVVFPPLGALPPMWFAQGLLWAMVAVNLCGVRSSGGMQIATTALKLLPMLAIALLGGWLLLTSPASYTAHLPTTPLTFGGITAASTIALFAMIGIESASVPAARVDDPARTIPRATMAGTVLTAAIYIVVSAVPLLLIPQQELANTSAPFALVMDRYAAGSGRWLALFVAISGLGALNGWTLLAGELTCTMAGNGGLPAMLARTNRQGTPVPALLVTGALAAAMIAMSYSKSLVSAFTFLTRVGTAASLPLYLCCALALAVLWRRRHVACGTRRTVLEAAVCVAFVVFAFIGTGREPFLYALGLIVAGLPLYALMRLRRRAVAGAAPG, encoded by the coding sequence GTGAGCGGCAGCGCGGACCCCGCCGCGGACGAACGCGGAAGCGGCGCGCACGGCGGACGCAGGATCGGCTTCTGGACCTGCACCGCGCTGGTGATCGGCAACGTGATCGGCATGGGCATCTTCGTGCTGCCCGCCTCGCTGGCGCCTTACGGGTTCAACGCGCTGATCGGCTGGATCATCGTGCTGGCCGGCTGCCTGATGCTGGCCCGCGTGTTCTCGCAACTGGCGCGGGCGCTGCCCGAAGCCGGCGGCCCTTACGGCTACATCAGCCGCACGCTGGGCGGCCTGACCGCCTACCTGGCGCTGTGGGCGTACTGGGTCTCGGTGTGGCTCACCAATTCCGCGCTGGCGACGGGCGTGGTCGGCTACCTGGCGGTGGTGTTCCCGCCGCTGGGGGCGTTGCCGCCGATGTGGTTCGCGCAGGGCCTGCTGTGGGCGATGGTGGCGGTCAACCTGTGCGGCGTGCGCAGCAGCGGCGGCATGCAGATCGCCACCACCGCGCTCAAGCTGCTGCCGATGCTGGCGATCGCGCTGCTGGGCGGCTGGCTGCTGTTGACCTCGCCGGCCAGCTACACCGCCCACCTGCCCACCACGCCGCTCACGTTTGGCGGCATCACCGCCGCCTCGACCATCGCGCTGTTCGCGATGATCGGCATCGAGTCCGCCAGCGTGCCGGCGGCGCGGGTGGACGATCCGGCGCGAACCATCCCGCGCGCCACCATGGCCGGCACCGTGCTGACCGCGGCCATCTACATCGTCGTCTCGGCCGTGCCGCTGCTGCTGATCCCGCAGCAGGAACTGGCCAACACCAGCGCGCCGTTCGCCCTGGTGATGGACCGCTACGCCGCCGGCTCCGGACGCTGGCTGGCGTTGTTCGTGGCGATCAGCGGACTGGGCGCGCTCAACGGCTGGACCCTGCTGGCCGGCGAATTGACCTGCACGATGGCCGGCAACGGCGGGCTGCCGGCCATGCTTGCGCGCACCAACCGCCAGGGCACGCCGGTGCCGGCGCTGCTCGTCACCGGCGCGCTGGCCGCGGCGATGATCGCGATGAGCTACAGCAAGTCGCTGGTGTCGGCCTTCACCTTCCTCACCCGGGTCGGGACGGCCGCCAGCCTGCCGCTCTACCTGTGCTGCGCGCTGGCGCTGGCCGTGCTCTGGCGCCGCCGCCACGTCGCCTGCGGCACGCGCCGGACCGTGCTGGAGGCCGCCGTGTGCGTGGCCTTCGTGGTGTTCGCCTTCATCGGCACCGGCCGCGAACCCTTCCTCTATGCGCTGGGGCTGATCGTGGCCGGACTGCCGCTGTACGCGCTGATGCGCCTGCGCCGCCGCGCCGTCGCCGGAGCGGCGCCGGGATGA
- a CDS encoding aromatic ring-hydroxylating dioxygenase subunit alpha — MPPKTMPVAPMPSGEIEAAMTADTRVEELDRAHALPARYYAGDAMLAMEQRAVFARSWQLVAHQGQLAEPGDHVVAQVAGVPLLLVRGTDGVLRAFPNVCRHRAGPLALCDGKGARALHCKYHGWTYTLEGQLRSAPEMQDAADFDVAAIRLPPIRVHEWQGLVFVALDDAVPPFESVYGGIAERIAPIDLSAMGYLRRDSYDIDCNWKVYVDNFLEGYHLPHVHPGLSKVLDYRAYDTELFDWYSLQSSPLRNSTAIYGDGEAFYYFVYPNVMLNIMPGRLQTNRILPLGPGRCRVEFDYYYAQDDAAQARIAADQEFSDEVQQEDIAICQAVQQGLASGFYVPGRLNPKRESGVWHFQNLLRAAYAAHAGAPA, encoded by the coding sequence ATGCCCCCGAAGACGATGCCCGTCGCGCCCATGCCATCCGGGGAAATCGAAGCCGCCATGACCGCCGACACCAGGGTCGAGGAACTCGACCGCGCACACGCCCTGCCCGCCCGCTACTACGCCGGTGACGCGATGCTGGCGATGGAGCAACGCGCGGTCTTCGCACGCAGCTGGCAACTGGTGGCCCATCAGGGGCAACTGGCCGAACCGGGCGACCACGTGGTCGCACAGGTCGCCGGCGTCCCTCTCCTGCTGGTCCGCGGCACGGACGGCGTGCTGCGCGCCTTTCCCAACGTCTGCCGCCACCGCGCCGGACCGCTGGCGCTGTGCGACGGCAAGGGCGCCCGCGCGTTGCATTGCAAGTACCACGGCTGGACCTACACGCTGGAGGGCCAGCTGCGCAGCGCGCCGGAAATGCAGGACGCGGCGGATTTCGACGTCGCCGCCATCCGCCTGCCGCCGATCCGCGTGCACGAATGGCAGGGCTTGGTGTTCGTGGCGCTGGACGACGCCGTGCCGCCGTTCGAGTCGGTCTACGGCGGCATCGCCGAACGCATCGCACCGATCGACCTGTCCGCCATGGGCTACCTGCGCCGCGACAGCTACGACATCGACTGCAACTGGAAGGTCTACGTCGACAACTTCCTGGAGGGCTACCACCTGCCGCACGTGCATCCGGGGCTGTCGAAGGTGCTGGACTACCGCGCCTACGACACCGAGCTGTTCGACTGGTACTCGCTGCAGTCCTCGCCGCTGCGCAACAGCACGGCGATCTACGGCGACGGCGAGGCGTTCTACTACTTCGTCTACCCCAACGTGATGCTCAACATCATGCCGGGGCGGCTGCAGACCAACCGCATCCTGCCGCTGGGCCCGGGCCGCTGCCGCGTGGAGTTCGACTACTACTACGCGCAGGACGACGCCGCGCAGGCGCGCATCGCCGCCGATCAGGAATTCAGCGACGAGGTACAGCAGGAGGACATCGCGATCTGCCAGGCGGTGCAGCAGGGGCTTGCGTCGGGGTTCTACGTGCCCGGCCGGCTCAACCCGAAGCGCGAGAGCGGCGTGTGGCATTTCCAGAACCTGCTGCGCGCGGCCTACGCCGCCCATGCCGGGGCGCCCGCGTGA
- a CDS encoding tetratricopeptide repeat-containing sulfotransferase family protein: MTEAAITGTLEQALAHAARLLQRDPALAAEQLDEILRAAPGHPLALQWLATAHSLRGDPAGALAILVPLARSRPDWAAIHLDLGLALARCGRGQEAIAALQRAVALQPDLPQAWRALGDGLMAAGEQEAADAAYASHVRHSIRDPRLLAAAVALVEQRIPDAEGILRAHLKQAPTDVAAIRMFAEVAARLGRNEDALHLLERCLELAPGFREARRNYALVLHRSNRPEQALAEIERLLADDPGDAGCRNLKAAVLCRVGDYEPAIRIYADLLKAYPDTPKLWVSYGHALKTAGHAERAIAAYRRSLELEPSFGEVWWSLANLKTFRFSAGELATMRAQLARAGLAESDRLHLEFAVGKALEDAGEYAPSFRHYARGNAIRRAQLHYSADDTHDRVQYIREHYTREFFAARAAACSTAPDPIFVVGLPRAGSTLVEQILSSHSQVEGTMELPEIISITRLLRRQEGSDDAMPYHAALAALDADALRAFGERYLEHTRIQRKTSAPLFIDKMPNNFMHIGLIQLMLPNAKIIDARRHPMACGFSAFKQHFARGQSFSYDLADVGRYYRDYAALMAHFDAVLPGRIHRVFYERMVADTEGEVRRLLDYCGLPFEAACLRFFENPRPVRTASSEQVRQPIYREGIDHWRHYAAWLDPLASALGPELAGYPGVAQSG; encoded by the coding sequence ATGACGGAAGCCGCCATCACCGGCACGCTGGAGCAGGCGCTGGCGCATGCCGCGCGGTTGCTGCAGCGCGACCCGGCACTGGCGGCCGAACAGCTCGACGAGATCCTGCGCGCGGCTCCCGGCCATCCGCTCGCCCTGCAGTGGCTGGCGACGGCGCATTCGCTGCGGGGCGACCCCGCCGGCGCGCTGGCCATCCTCGTGCCGCTGGCGCGCAGCCGGCCGGACTGGGCGGCGATCCACCTGGACCTGGGACTGGCCCTGGCGCGCTGCGGCCGCGGGCAGGAGGCGATCGCCGCCCTGCAGCGCGCGGTCGCGCTGCAGCCGGATCTCCCGCAGGCCTGGCGCGCCCTGGGCGATGGCCTGATGGCCGCCGGCGAGCAGGAGGCGGCCGATGCGGCCTACGCCAGCCACGTGCGTCACTCCATCCGCGATCCACGGCTGCTGGCCGCCGCCGTGGCCCTGGTCGAGCAGCGCATCCCCGACGCCGAAGGCATCCTGCGCGCCCATCTCAAGCAGGCGCCCACCGACGTGGCGGCGATCCGCATGTTCGCCGAGGTCGCCGCCCGGCTCGGCCGCAACGAGGACGCCCTGCACCTGCTGGAGCGTTGCCTGGAGCTGGCGCCGGGTTTCCGCGAGGCGCGCCGCAACTACGCGCTGGTCCTGCATCGCAGCAACCGGCCGGAACAGGCGTTGGCCGAGATCGAGCGCCTGCTCGCGGACGATCCCGGCGATGCCGGTTGCCGCAACCTCAAGGCGGCGGTGCTGTGCCGGGTCGGTGACTACGAGCCGGCCATCCGCATCTACGCCGACCTGCTGAAGGCTTATCCGGACACGCCGAAACTCTGGGTGAGCTACGGCCACGCGCTGAAGACGGCCGGCCATGCCGAGCGCGCCATCGCCGCCTACCGGCGCAGCCTGGAGCTGGAGCCGTCGTTCGGCGAGGTCTGGTGGAGCCTGGCCAACCTCAAGACCTTCCGCTTCAGCGCCGGCGAACTCGCCACGATGCGCGCGCAGCTGGCGCGCGCCGGCCTGGCCGAAAGCGACCGCCTGCATCTGGAGTTCGCCGTCGGCAAGGCGCTGGAGGACGCCGGCGAGTACGCGCCGTCGTTCCGGCACTACGCGCGGGGCAACGCGATCCGCCGCGCGCAGCTGCACTACAGCGCCGACGACACCCACGACCGCGTGCAGTACATCCGCGAGCACTACACGCGCGAGTTCTTCGCCGCGCGCGCGGCGGCCTGCAGCACTGCGCCCGATCCGATCTTCGTGGTTGGCCTGCCGCGTGCCGGCTCCACCCTGGTCGAGCAGATACTGTCCAGCCACAGCCAGGTCGAAGGCACGATGGAACTGCCGGAGATCATCTCGATCACGCGCCTGTTGCGCCGGCAGGAGGGCAGCGACGACGCGATGCCCTACCACGCCGCGTTGGCGGCCCTCGACGCCGATGCGCTGCGCGCGTTCGGCGAGCGTTACCTGGAGCACACCCGGATCCAGCGCAAGACATCGGCGCCGCTGTTCATCGACAAGATGCCGAACAACTTCATGCACATCGGCCTGATCCAGCTGATGCTGCCGAACGCCAAGATCATCGACGCGCGCCGCCATCCCATGGCCTGCGGCTTCTCGGCCTTCAAGCAGCACTTCGCGCGCGGCCAGAGCTTCAGCTACGACCTTGCCGACGTGGGTCGCTACTACCGCGACTACGCGGCGCTAATGGCGCATTTCGACGCCGTGCTGCCGGGGCGCATCCATCGCGTGTTCTACGAACGGATGGTGGCGGACACCGAGGGCGAGGTGCGCCGGCTGCTCGACTATTGCGGCCTGCCGTTCGAAGCCGCGTGTCTGCGTTTTTTCGAGAATCCGCGGCCGGTGCGCACGGCCAGTTCGGAGCAGGTGCGCCAGCCGATCTACCGCGAGGGGATCGACCACTGGCGGCACTACGCGGCATGGCTGGATCCGCTGGCATCGGCGCTGGGGCCGGAGCTGGCGGGGTATCCGGGCGTTGCGCAAAGCGGGTAG
- a CDS encoding TonB-dependent receptor yields the protein MHARGNRHITAMPRAGMARLPLAAAICLAIAAPAMAQDAGQGAPAKTTSGQAAASAKKPRTTTLSEVTVTAQKRVENLQKVPISINVLENDQLQALQVQGFKDYVQYLPSVDFQEGGGGIATGPGFASIYMRGVASGGNTNHSGSQPSVGVYLDEQPITTIQGPLDIHMYDIARIEVLAGPQGTLYGASAEAGALRIITNKPDPSGFAANYSLDANTVTHGGIGGTAEGMLNIPLSSKAAIRLVGWHEHDAGYVDNVAGSRTFPSSGITISNADNCVPGAKLQCVGHARNDYNDVNTNGGRAALKVDLDDNWSITPTLMGQQTISHGTFASDPSVGYQKVTHFYPEYVDDRWWQGALTVQGKVGNFDLTYNYSHLRRNQEEATDYSDYSFWYDTLDGLGNYITDSSGQLINPSQFIADRDQYTDSSHELRLASPGDDRLRLVAGAFWQKDKHDILQDYQIAGLSPSLSVPGWANTIWLTRQIRYDYNEAVYGELSYDLVPDALTMTVGERYYRTRNNLYGFYGYSTGFDPGSSYGQAGCISSTPFLGAPCLDFNKSVKDSGSLGKVNLTWNISHDAMVYLTRSEGFRPGGINRAGDTPPYQADFLTNLEFGWKTSWFDDRLSFNGAVFRENWNNFQFNILGPNGLTIIKNAGSARIDGLESQLVWQATYHLNLSAGVAFYDAKLTTNYCGFTDNAGNPVTQCPAGTINPQTGGAVTGPEAPSGTRLPITPRFKGNLIARYTFDLGENDAYVQGALVHVGERTTDLRVLENGLSGNLPAYNLVNLSAGFEKGSWTASLYLNNAFNAHAAMYKFSECGVDICGAHGVSTLYPNGQVYTGFSQPRTFGIRFKQDF from the coding sequence ATGCACGCAAGGGGAAACAGACATATCACGGCCATGCCGCGGGCCGGCATGGCCAGGTTGCCGCTGGCGGCGGCGATCTGCCTGGCCATCGCCGCACCGGCCATGGCGCAGGACGCGGGGCAGGGCGCGCCGGCGAAGACGACCTCGGGGCAGGCCGCCGCGTCGGCGAAAAAGCCGAGGACCACCACCCTGAGCGAGGTCACGGTGACCGCGCAGAAGCGCGTCGAGAACCTGCAGAAGGTGCCGATCAGCATCAACGTGCTGGAGAACGACCAGCTGCAGGCGCTGCAGGTGCAGGGCTTCAAGGACTACGTGCAGTACCTGCCCAGCGTCGATTTTCAGGAGGGCGGCGGCGGCATCGCCACCGGACCGGGCTTCGCCTCGATCTACATGCGCGGCGTGGCCAGCGGCGGCAACACCAACCATTCCGGTTCGCAGCCCAGCGTGGGCGTGTACCTGGACGAGCAGCCGATCACCACGATCCAGGGTCCGCTCGACATCCACATGTACGACATCGCCCGCATCGAGGTGCTGGCCGGGCCGCAGGGCACGCTGTACGGCGCCAGCGCCGAGGCGGGCGCGTTGCGCATCATCACCAACAAGCCCGACCCGAGCGGCTTCGCGGCGAACTACTCGCTGGACGCCAACACGGTCACGCACGGCGGCATCGGCGGCACCGCGGAGGGCATGCTCAACATCCCGCTCAGCAGCAAGGCGGCGATCCGCCTGGTGGGCTGGCACGAACACGATGCCGGCTACGTGGACAACGTGGCCGGCAGCCGTACCTTCCCGTCCTCCGGCATCACGATCAGCAACGCGGACAACTGTGTGCCCGGCGCCAAGCTGCAATGCGTGGGGCATGCCCGCAACGACTACAACGACGTCAACACCAACGGCGGCCGCGCCGCGCTCAAGGTGGACCTGGACGACAACTGGTCGATCACGCCCACCCTGATGGGCCAGCAGACCATTTCGCACGGCACCTTCGCCAGCGACCCGTCGGTCGGCTACCAGAAGGTCACCCACTTCTACCCCGAGTACGTCGACGACCGCTGGTGGCAGGGCGCGCTCACCGTGCAGGGCAAGGTCGGCAATTTCGACCTGACGTACAACTACTCGCATCTCAGGCGCAATCAGGAAGAGGCGACCGATTACAGCGACTACTCCTTCTGGTACGACACGCTGGACGGCTTGGGCAACTACATCACCGACAGCAGCGGCCAGTTGATCAACCCGTCCCAGTTCATCGCCGACCGCGACCAGTACACCGACAGCAGCCACGAATTGCGCCTCGCCTCGCCCGGCGACGACCGCCTGCGCCTGGTGGCCGGCGCGTTCTGGCAGAAGGACAAGCACGACATCCTGCAGGACTACCAGATCGCCGGCCTCTCGCCGTCGCTCTCGGTGCCGGGCTGGGCGAACACGATCTGGCTGACCCGGCAGATACGCTATGACTACAACGAGGCGGTGTACGGCGAGCTGTCCTACGACCTCGTCCCCGACGCGCTGACCATGACGGTCGGCGAGCGCTATTACCGCACCAGGAACAACCTGTACGGCTTCTACGGCTACAGCACCGGCTTCGATCCGGGGTCGAGCTACGGCCAGGCCGGCTGCATCAGTTCCACGCCTTTCCTCGGTGCGCCGTGCCTGGACTTCAACAAGTCGGTCAAGGACAGCGGTTCGCTGGGCAAGGTCAACCTGACCTGGAACATCTCGCACGACGCAATGGTCTACCTCACCCGCTCGGAAGGCTTCCGCCCGGGCGGCATCAATCGCGCGGGCGACACGCCGCCCTACCAGGCCGACTTCCTCACCAACCTCGAATTCGGCTGGAAAACCTCCTGGTTCGACGACCGCCTGTCGTTCAACGGCGCGGTGTTCCGCGAGAACTGGAACAATTTCCAGTTCAACATCCTCGGCCCCAACGGCCTGACCATCATCAAGAACGCAGGCTCCGCCCGCATCGACGGTCTCGAATCGCAGCTGGTCTGGCAGGCCACCTACCATCTGAACCTCAGCGCCGGCGTCGCGTTCTACGATGCCAAGCTGACCACGAACTACTGCGGCTTCACCGACAACGCCGGCAACCCGGTCACCCAGTGCCCCGCCGGCACCATCAACCCGCAGACCGGCGGCGCGGTGACCGGGCCGGAGGCGCCCAGCGGCACGCGCCTGCCGATCACGCCGCGCTTCAAGGGCAACCTCATCGCGCGCTACACCTTCGACCTCGGCGAGAACGATGCCTACGTGCAGGGTGCGCTGGTGCATGTGGGCGAGCGCACCACCGACCTGCGCGTGCTGGAGAACGGCCTGTCCGGCAACCTGCCGGCGTACAACCTGGTCAACCTTTCGGCGGGTTTCGAGAAAGGCAGCTGGACGGCCAGCCTCTATCTCAACAATGCGTTCAACGCGCATGCGGCGATGTACAAGTTCAGCGAGTGCGGCGTGGACATCTGCGGCGCGCACGGCGTCTCGACGCTGTACCCGAACGGTCAGGTCTACACGGGTTTCAGCCAGCCGCGCACGTTCGGCATCCGTTTCAAGCAGGACTTCTAG